From one Acidobacteriota bacterium genomic stretch:
- a CDS encoding DM13 domain-containing protein: MFDSTRAKLTAVGAVVLLLVAVVVWFEPQTLFLNTTVDDTLPPVAASPTPVPTTTTVPTTTSVVTESDSTQAPTLATVASVAEDAVSIDSGAAFPVGEFIGLAHEGSGTAQIVELEDGSYILRFENLDVFNGPDLRVILSPSPITGGAGAYDDGDFLDLGDLKGNKGNQNYEIPAGTDLSKYETVAIWCRRFNVSFNAAEI, encoded by the coding sequence ATGTTTGATTCAACACGCGCAAAGCTTACTGCGGTGGGAGCCGTAGTCCTTCTTTTGGTGGCGGTGGTGGTGTGGTTTGAGCCACAGACACTGTTTCTAAATACGACCGTCGACGACACCCTGCCACCTGTCGCGGCGAGCCCGACGCCGGTACCTACGACGACGACGGTACCTACAACGACTTCGGTGGTGACAGAATCCGATTCGACACAAGCGCCGACTCTTGCGACGGTGGCGTCGGTCGCCGAGGATGCCGTCTCCATCGATAGCGGAGCGGCCTTCCCGGTTGGTGAGTTCATTGGGCTTGCTCACGAGGGGAGTGGGACCGCTCAGATCGTCGAACTCGAAGACGGTTCGTACATCCTCCGCTTCGAAAACCTCGATGTGTTCAACGGTCCCGATCTGCGGGTGATTCTTTCGCCGTCTCCGATCACCGGAGGTGCCGGCGCTTACGACGACGGAGACTTTCTTGATCTGGGAGATCTCAAGGGCAACAAGGGCAACCAGAACTACGAGATCCCGGCTGGGACGGATCTGAGCAAGTACGAAACGGTCGCCATCTGGTGCCGGCGGTTCAACGTTTCGTTCAACGCGGCGGAGATCTAG
- a CDS encoding DEAD/DEAH box helicase: MTQTTVTFGDLGVHPALVDALAKQQITSPFAIQTLTLPDAMQGLDVCGKAQTGSGKTLAFCLPILTNISKAESKRPTALVLVPTRELAGQVVDTIRPLARARDLWVTAVYGGTSMDKQISEITEGTDVIIATPGRLIDLIERKQVFLDKVEIVAIDEADQMADMGFLPQVRRILREVTGPHQTMLFSATLDGQVASLIKQYMQDPINHEVQTASEIVESLEHRFLKVHYMDKTKTVAAIAETANRVLVFVRTKHMCDRVTKDLQDLGVEARAIHGDLPQPKRERALKAFMDGKATVLVGTNVAARGLHIDGVDIVVHFDPPDDPKMYLHRSGRTARAGESGLAVTLVEWDQVNEVLGIQREAGLNIPITKMFSNDPRLRNLMMWQPDPDDAPFRLAGTGGTRNLSGRRRRRRM; this comes from the coding sequence ATGACCCAGACAACCGTTACATTCGGCGATCTGGGCGTCCACCCTGCCTTGGTCGACGCCCTTGCCAAACAACAGATTACTTCACCGTTTGCAATCCAGACGCTCACGCTCCCAGACGCCATGCAAGGTCTCGACGTGTGCGGAAAAGCTCAAACCGGCTCGGGAAAGACGCTGGCATTCTGCCTCCCGATCTTGACCAACATTTCTAAGGCAGAGTCCAAAAGACCGACCGCATTGGTCCTCGTCCCAACGAGAGAACTCGCCGGGCAGGTTGTCGATACGATCAGACCCCTAGCCAGGGCCAGGGATCTGTGGGTGACCGCGGTGTACGGCGGCACATCCATGGACAAGCAAATCTCGGAGATTACCGAGGGCACAGATGTCATCATCGCGACGCCCGGCCGGCTCATCGATCTCATCGAGCGCAAGCAAGTCTTTCTCGACAAGGTCGAAATTGTCGCAATCGATGAGGCTGACCAGATGGCAGACATGGGATTCCTTCCCCAGGTCCGTCGCATCCTCAGAGAAGTGACGGGGCCCCACCAGACAATGCTGTTCTCCGCAACTCTCGACGGTCAAGTCGCCTCACTAATAAAACAATACATGCAAGATCCCATCAACCACGAGGTGCAGACAGCGTCGGAAATAGTTGAGTCTTTGGAGCATCGGTTCCTCAAGGTCCACTACATGGATAAAACCAAAACGGTCGCGGCGATCGCAGAAACCGCAAATCGGGTACTTGTCTTCGTCCGTACTAAACACATGTGCGACAGAGTCACCAAAGATCTACAAGACCTGGGCGTTGAAGCCCGCGCTATCCACGGCGACCTCCCCCAACCGAAACGGGAGAGGGCGCTCAAGGCATTTATGGACGGCAAGGCCACCGTGCTGGTTGGCACAAACGTCGCCGCCCGCGGCCTGCACATCGATGGCGTGGATATAGTCGTGCATTTTGACCCTCCCGACGATCCGAAGATGTACCTTCACCGCAGCGGTCGGACCGCAAGAGCGGGCGAGAGCGGCCTCGCCGTCACCCTTGTTGAGTGGGATCAGGTCAACGAGGTACTTGGCATCCAGCGCGAAGCCGGACTAAACATCCCGATCACGAAGATGTTCTCAAATGACCCGAGGCTGCGGAATCTTATGATGTGGCAGCCCGATCCAGACGACGCGCCCTTCCGTCTCGCTGGAACCGGTGGCACTCGCAACCTGTCAGGGCGCCGTCGACGGCGCCGGATGTAA
- a CDS encoding peptidylprolyl isomerase — protein sequence MAKQYDSAPELTIDLATSYTALLETNHGPITIEFDPVTSPMAVNNFVFLAREGFYDGAIFHRVVPGFVIQGGDPTGNGTGGPGYRFRDELEGSGDYSRGTVAMANSGPNTNGSQFFICLGNVGLPHTYTIFGTVTDGMEAVDSIASAPRKGERPKEDCAIISVTVTESQTTKES from the coding sequence ATGGCCAAGCAGTACGACAGCGCCCCAGAGCTCACCATCGATCTCGCCACGAGCTACACCGCCCTGCTTGAGACCAACCACGGCCCAATCACAATCGAATTCGACCCAGTGACTTCCCCAATGGCTGTAAACAATTTTGTGTTCCTCGCACGAGAAGGTTTCTACGATGGGGCGATCTTCCACCGTGTGGTACCAGGTTTCGTCATTCAGGGTGGAGATCCGACGGGCAACGGCACCGGCGGACCCGGATATCGTTTCCGAGACGAACTAGAGGGCAGCGGCGACTACTCGCGGGGTACGGTTGCTATGGCAAACTCGGGGCCGAACACCAACGGTTCGCAGTTCTTCATATGTCTTGGCAACGTCGGACTACCACACACCTACACGATCTTTGGCACCGTCACCGATGGAATGGAAGCCGTCGACTCCATCGCCTCCGCACCACGCAAGGGCGAACGCCCTAAAGAGGACTGCGCCATCATTTCGGTGACAGTCACGGAAAGCCAAACGACTAAGGAAAGCTGA
- a CDS encoding WhiB family transcriptional regulator has product MEGWRQHAACNGADLSLFFPAGEEETLTAPALKVCAGCPVKQACLDYAIETNQTDGVWGGMTGPDRRRLRRRIRDRDRRQRAS; this is encoded by the coding sequence ATCGAGGGCTGGCGCCAACATGCTGCGTGCAACGGCGCGGACCTCAGTCTGTTCTTTCCTGCGGGCGAAGAGGAAACACTTACTGCGCCTGCCCTAAAGGTGTGTGCGGGTTGTCCGGTGAAACAAGCATGCCTCGATTACGCAATCGAGACCAACCAGACTGACGGCGTGTGGGGCGGAATGACGGGACCAGACCGTCGGCGTCTGCGCCGCCGGATTCGTGACCGCGATCGGCGCCAGCGCGCTTCTTGA
- a CDS encoding pyruvate, phosphate dikinase encodes MSPKLTPFNKITPDPSRWGALAGSLSALTAIGASVPPGFVMPAAAVRRFLKSGELDGFVVEELPYAIEVINQEMSVITGDGNRPLLLAVRASTPVPMPGRMDTMVNVGMTPDVRLQLDEWAGELQAAHLWLNFVSDYARTVRRVSAARIANITAMIPESPRAEMLNAAAEQIALAIADETQRSLPTDAVHQTIEAIEAVCASWQRAPARAFRTGHGLDDDISPAVLVHAMVLPKGKNGGVGVSFSRSPTTGKPVVTGGFDPTGLLPTDGPVWKPLEDSTLRSTPQFATLARVLGMMEKKVGAIVRVDFVTEDETLWCLEARPAELTAAASIRAAVNLVEEGIVGEEQALLNVDPDDLETVTTARITQHTAVALTRGSGAAPGAAAGVVCLDAAAVEHAVEKGIPAILVTREMRPEDMVCLSSAAGVLADRGGKASHAALVTRGIGTPAVIGASDMFINLHQRTVSLGDTVLAEGDWITLDGTSGAVFPGALTLESPAVPAEISTLLTWADKYRQLEVWGNVDDSQAAAHVRAAHGEGIGLARTEYMFSSGDRLSIVRQVLTADDPRTHSTALGELERAQIGDFELLLASMDGKPVVVRLLDPPLHEFLPSRESVRRDIRITEEQGLDADHLKRLERAVSRYEESNPMLGLRGVRLAIVIPEIYRVQVLAALEAVRRRLDAGGQPQLHIMVPLVGSVEELTVVRDMIEEEVHQAGRLLEVKIGTMIELPRAALVADAIALQSDFFSFGTNDLTQTTLGISRDDAEEAFLRTYIDQGLLAANPFQTLDIDGVGQLMSMAINKARGVNPSIQIGVCGEHGGDTASIAFFHDIGVDYVSCSVPRIASARLAAAQAAINNPR; translated from the coding sequence ATGAGCCCCAAACTGACGCCGTTCAACAAGATTACGCCGGATCCGTCAAGGTGGGGTGCCCTTGCGGGTAGCCTCTCCGCCCTTACAGCCATTGGTGCATCGGTACCTCCGGGGTTTGTAATGCCCGCCGCCGCGGTCCGCCGATTCCTCAAGAGCGGAGAGCTTGACGGGTTCGTCGTTGAGGAGCTTCCATACGCAATCGAGGTCATCAACCAAGAGATGTCAGTAATCACGGGTGATGGCAACCGACCTCTCCTGCTCGCGGTACGCGCGAGCACACCAGTGCCGATGCCGGGTCGGATGGACACCATGGTGAACGTTGGAATGACGCCCGACGTGCGCTTGCAATTGGACGAGTGGGCTGGCGAGCTCCAAGCAGCCCACCTCTGGCTGAACTTTGTTTCTGACTACGCACGCACGGTACGAAGGGTCAGCGCAGCCCGTATTGCAAACATTACGGCGATGATTCCAGAATCCCCAAGGGCCGAAATGCTCAACGCTGCCGCCGAACAGATAGCGCTGGCGATTGCCGACGAGACACAGCGGTCGCTCCCCACCGATGCTGTGCACCAAACCATTGAGGCCATCGAAGCGGTCTGCGCCTCGTGGCAACGAGCGCCCGCGCGCGCGTTTCGGACCGGGCACGGCCTTGACGATGACATCTCACCTGCGGTCCTTGTCCACGCGATGGTTCTCCCGAAGGGAAAAAACGGTGGTGTCGGAGTGTCGTTCTCACGCTCACCGACCACGGGTAAACCGGTGGTAACCGGCGGATTCGATCCGACAGGTCTGCTGCCCACAGACGGCCCCGTTTGGAAACCACTCGAAGACTCGACGTTGCGCTCGACACCACAGTTTGCGACGTTGGCACGTGTGTTGGGCATGATGGAGAAGAAAGTCGGCGCAATCGTCCGCGTCGACTTCGTCACGGAAGATGAAACGTTGTGGTGTCTCGAAGCTCGCCCCGCTGAGCTGACCGCGGCCGCATCGATTCGCGCCGCGGTCAACCTCGTGGAGGAAGGCATTGTCGGCGAGGAGCAGGCGCTACTCAACGTTGACCCGGATGATCTCGAGACAGTAACGACAGCACGCATTACCCAACACACAGCCGTCGCGCTCACGCGAGGCAGTGGCGCGGCCCCAGGCGCGGCTGCGGGGGTCGTATGCCTCGACGCCGCGGCTGTTGAGCATGCAGTAGAGAAAGGCATCCCCGCAATCCTCGTCACGCGGGAAATGCGACCAGAGGACATGGTCTGCCTCAGCTCAGCCGCGGGGGTGCTCGCCGACCGCGGCGGAAAGGCGTCGCATGCGGCACTGGTGACCCGCGGGATCGGAACACCAGCAGTAATTGGCGCGTCGGACATGTTCATCAACTTGCACCAGCGCACGGTAAGCCTCGGAGACACCGTTCTCGCCGAAGGCGACTGGATCACATTGGACGGCACCTCGGGTGCAGTCTTTCCAGGTGCGCTCACGCTCGAGTCGCCGGCCGTACCCGCGGAGATCTCAACGCTGTTGACGTGGGCAGACAAGTATCGGCAGCTCGAGGTGTGGGGAAACGTTGACGATTCGCAAGCGGCTGCGCACGTTCGAGCCGCTCACGGAGAGGGCATCGGTTTGGCGCGAACCGAGTACATGTTTTCGTCTGGCGATCGCCTCTCAATCGTCCGGCAGGTTCTCACTGCTGATGATCCCCGCACACACTCAACTGCCCTCGGAGAACTGGAACGGGCACAAATCGGAGACTTCGAACTACTGCTGGCATCAATGGACGGGAAACCGGTCGTCGTCCGTCTGCTCGACCCTCCGCTTCACGAGTTCCTCCCAAGTCGGGAATCAGTCCGACGAGACATTCGAATCACAGAAGAACAGGGCCTGGACGCGGACCATCTGAAACGTCTCGAACGCGCGGTTTCTCGCTACGAAGAGTCGAACCCGATGCTCGGCCTGCGCGGAGTCCGCCTCGCCATCGTCATTCCCGAGATCTACCGCGTTCAGGTTCTCGCCGCACTTGAGGCCGTCCGCAGGCGGCTCGATGCGGGCGGACAACCTCAGCTCCACATCATGGTCCCGCTAGTCGGCTCGGTGGAGGAACTCACGGTTGTTCGAGACATGATCGAGGAAGAGGTTCACCAGGCCGGACGACTGCTCGAAGTGAAAATCGGCACAATGATTGAGCTGCCGCGGGCTGCTCTCGTCGCTGATGCAATTGCCCTGCAGAGCGATTTCTTCTCTTTCGGCACGAACGACCTGACCCAAACGACCTTGGGAATCAGCAGGGATGATGCTGAGGAGGCGTTTCTGAGAACATACATCGACCAGGGGCTACTTGCCGCAAACCCGTTTCAGACACTCGACATCGATGGTGTCGGCCAACTGATGAGCATGGCGATCAACAAGGCGAGAGGTGTCAATCCGTCTATCCAGATCGGCGTCTGCGGAGAGCACGGCGGTGATACCGCATCGATCGCTTTCTTTCACGACATCGGAGTGGATTACGTGTCGTGCAGCGTCCCGCGCATAGCGTCAGCCCGGCTCGCCGCGGCCCAGGCAGCGATCAACAACCCGCGGTAA